In the genome of Streptomyces sp. NBC_00259, the window GACGAAGGGCGCGTAACCCTTCGGCCCGCCCCGCCCGCGGGGCGGGGCGCACCCGAGCGGCGGGCCCGCCCGTGCTCGTGGGCCGGCGGCCCGGTGCCACGCCGCGCGAACCGCGACCGTGGCCCGTACCGCACGTTTCCGGTGCCGGACGGGCTCGGAAGGCGCCTGCGCCTGCCGGGGCCTGTGCCGGACCTTCGTCTTCGGCCCGGCGTTGCTGCGGCCGTTGGCCGCGCCGGGACGTAGCGCTGCGACCATGGCCGCTACCGGACGCGGCCCGTATCTGACGGGGCCGGTACTGACCAGGCCACCGGGCCTGTACCGACATGGCCACGGGGCCTCTGCCGACCGGCCCGTGCCGGACGGGCTCCGAACGTCTCCCGTGCCGGACGAGCTGCGACCGTGGCCCGTGCCGGACGGGCTGCACCCTGGCCCGTACCGAGCCTGTCCCCCCGCGGTGTCAGGTCACCGGGACCCCCATCACCTCGCGTGCGTGGCGGCCCGGCGTCATCCCCAGCTGCCAGGCCTGCCAGCCGTCCTCCAGGCGTACTCCGCGCTCCAGGACCAGGGCGAAGGCCTCCGCGCAGTCCTCCAGCTTTCCGTCGCGGGCCGGGTGGGGGCCGCCGCGCAGGCCGGTCAGTTCCTCCTGGGCGACGACCGTGCCGATGTCCACACCTCCCGGTGAGGCGTACGGCAGCAGCGTGCAGCGCAGGAAACCGGCCCAGTCGCCGCCGCGGCGGTCGCCGTAGGAGGCGAACAGCGCGGCCGCCTCGTCACACAGGCCCAGTGCCTGGGCCGGGCGGTTGTTGCCGGCGTCGATGACGGCGAGTTCCAGGCAGGTCCAGGCCTCGCCGTGGGCCACGCCGATGCGCTGGAAGTCGGCGCGGGCGTCGACGAGGAGCTGACGGGCGAAGCCGGAGTTGCGGAGGTTGCCGGTCTGGGCCGCACGCTGGTCGCGGGTGGCGCGGCCCGAGTGGTGGCGGGCGCAGGCCAGCCCGTACACGTCCCGCATCCGGGAGAACATCGTGCGGGCCCGCTCCAGTTCACGCACCGCCTGGTCGCGGTCGCCCTGCTCCTCCAGCGCCTGGCCCAGGTAGTACAGGGTCCACGCCTCGCCGCGCGCGTCCTCGTTGTCGCGGTGCCGGGACAGGGCCTGGCGCAGCTCGTCGACCGCGGGTGACGGGTCGCCGTCCACCAGCCGGGCCCGGGCCAGCTGGGTCAGCGCCCACGCCTCGCCGCGCTCGTCCTGGGTGCGGCCGTACAGGTCGAGCGCCTCGCGCAGCGCGGACTCGGCGTCCGGCACCTGGCCCAGGCGCAGGTACACCTGGCCGAACTGGAAGCGGGACCAGGCCTCGCCGTGCAGCGACTCGCTGTCCTGGTGGAGCCGGACCGCGGTCGTCAGCAGGGTCATGGCCTCGGCGATGTTCGCCCGGTCCCGCTCCACCGCGGCCAGCGCGTGCAGGGTCCAGGCCCGGTCGGCGGCCAGTTCCTCGGACGACTGCAGCTCGATCGCCTCGCGCAGCTTCGCCGACGCCTCCGCGAGATTGCCCTGGTGGTGCAGCGTGATGCCGAGCGAGCACAGCGCACGGGCGGCACCCGCGTCGTGCTGTGCCTCGCGGTAGAGGTCCACCACGGACGACAGGGTGGTCCGCGCCTTGTCCAGCTCGCCGAGCTGGCGGGCGGCGATACCGGTGCGCCACTGGACCGAGCGGACCAGCAGGCCATGGTCGACGGCCTGTGTCAGCTCGTTGATCTCGCCGAGCCGGTAGAGGTCACCGCGCAGCAGGCAGTAGTCGCACAGCGCGCCCAGCAGATTCAGCACGGCCTGCTGGTCGACGCCCTCCGCGTGCCGCAGCGCCGCCGTGATGAAGCTCGACTCGTCGTCCAGCCAGCGCAGCGCCGCGTCCAGCGAGGTGAAGCCATGACCTCCGGCCGGGCCCTTCGCGAACGTGTCGGCGCGCGTCGACGTCTTCCCGTCGACCAGCCGGATCACCGAGTCGGCCAGTTCCGCGTAGCCGATGATCAGCCGCTCCTGCGCGGCCGTACGCTCCGACGGCTCCTCCTCGTCCAGCAGCCGCGCCAGCGCGAAGGCCCGTACGGCGTCGTGCAACCGGTAGCGCTCTCCACGCACATGGACCAGCAGCCCGGCCCGGGACAGCTCCAGCAGCAGTCGCAGGGCCTCCGTCTCGTCGGTGGCCAGCAGCGCCGAGGCCGCCGCCGCGCCGAGCGATGCCCGCCCCGCGAGCGCCAGCCGGCGCAACAGCCGGCGGGCCTGCTCGGGCTGGTCCGTGTAGCGCAGCCACAACACCCGCTCGACCGGCGCCACCGGCCCGTACGCGCCGAGGTCCAAGGCCAGGCCCTGGGGGGTCCGGGCGCCGAGCGAGGAGCCCGCGATGCGCAGCGCCAGCGGCAGCCCGCCGCACAGTTCGCGCACGTCGTCCATCGAGCGGGAGTCGTACGGGCCCTCCAGAGGTTCCTGCGCGGCCGCCGCGAGCAGCTCCTCCGCGCCCGCCCCGTCCAGCGCGTCCACCGGCAGCTGGTGCACCCACGCCGGAACGTCGTCCGGCAGGGTCAGCGGCTCGCGCGCGGTCACCAGCACCAGACTGTCCGAGCGCTCCGGGATCAGCGTCCGCACCTGCTCGGGGTCGCTCGCGTCGTCCAGGACGACCGTGACCGGCAGCCCGGTCAGGTACTGGTGGTACAGCTCGCCGAGCCGCCGCACCTGCTGTTCCGCCGACGACCGCTCGCGGAACAGCAGCTGCTCACGGGGTGCGCCGAGGCGGTTCAGCAGATGCAGCAGCGCGTCCCGGGTGGGCAGCGGCTGCTCGTCCGCCGAGCCGCCGCGCAGATCCACCAGGCATGCGCCCCGGAACTGGTCCTTCAGATGGTGCGCGGCCCGCACCGCGAGCGTTGTACGCCCCGACCCCGGCGCGCCGTGCAGCACCACCACCGTCGGCCTCGTCTCCGTCGAGGCCCGCGCCGCGTGCACCCACTGCGCGATCTGCGTCATCGCCTCCCGGCGGCCCGCGAACGGCCCAGCGGGCTCCGGCAGATGGCCGAACGACTGCTCCAGCACACTGCGCCGGCGCGCCGCCTGACTGCGGTCCGCCCCGCGCAGCGGCGGCCCCGACGGGGACTTCTTCACCGGGCGCGCCGTGGAGGCCGTCAGCATCCGCTGCTGGTCCAGGAACGGCCGGATGCCCCGTACCTCCACTGCCGTCAGCCACTGCAGTCGCAGCTGCTCGGGCCCGCCCGGCTGACCGAGCGCCCCGGCCCTGCGGTGTGCCGCCGGCCAGTGCGCCGCGGTCACCTTGAGCACGGTCGCGGCGGCCCCGGCCACGGCGACCACCGCACCGGCGCCGAGCGCCGTGCCGGTCGCCGTGCCCAGCGCCATGTCCGCACCGATCGCAGCCGCAGCCGCAACGGCAGCGACGAGCATCGGAGTGGACATGTCCTGCCGGCTGAACCGCTGGGCCAGCGACAGTCGTCCGGCCTCGGCCTCCTCCAGCGCGTGGAGGTAGGTCGTGTACTCCTCGTCCGCACTCGCCGCCAGCGTCTCCAGCGCCGCCCGCCCGCGCGCCAGCAGCGCCGCGGAGTCACTGCGCCCTCCCGAGCGGCGCACCTCCTCCTCGACGGCACGTACCAACAGCCGCTCGGCTTCCGCCCGATGGCTGTCCCGCATGTGGTCCCCCTCCGAGAGCTTCCGCTTCCGTGTCGGCGTCAAGTGTCCTGCGAGACGCGCGTGGACGCGAGGGAGTCCGGCGATCAAGCCCGTCCGGTATCGAGGGCGGGACGGCACCGCAGGAGGAGCCCGCTCACAGCATCACCCGAAAAGAGGGCGTTTGTCGGGAATGGCGGTGGGCAGTCGGTCGATAGCGGAGACAACGACAGGGAAGGGAGGTGTCGCTGCGACTCGCCGAAGTTCCCGTCGACGACTGGGAGGAGAGGACCTGGACCGTCATCTGCGGGGCGGCGGAGGGTGGTTGTTCCCGAATCGCCTGCTACGCCTCTTCCTGCCGGAACGCCACCCGGAAGCCGCCCGTCCCCCGACCGCCGGACCACGAGGGAGGTGACGATGCGCTGAACCAGTGAGCTGTCCGAAGTCCCGGAGCGGGGAGAGACCGTGTCTCTCCCCGCTCCGCCGTGCGGGGACCGTGTCGCCGAAGACCTGCCCGCCGCCGGCCCGCGGACCGTCGCCACGGCCGCCGCACGCGGGTGTGCGCGCGGCTTACGGGGCCGGGTGCGCGAGGATGGGGGCATGCCGAACCGCCTGGCCCAAGAGACGTCCCCCTATCTCCTCCAGCACGCCGACAACCCCGTCGCCTGGTGGCCCTGGTCCGCCGAGGCGTTCGAGGAGGCGCGCAAGCGCGGGGTGCCCGTGCTGCTCAGCGTCGGGTACAGCAGCTGCCACTGGTGTCATGTGATGGCGCACGAGTCCTTCGAGGACGACGACACCGCCGCGTATCTGAACGAGCACTTCGTCAACGTCAAGGTCGACCGCGAAGAGCGCCCCGACGTGGACGCCGTCTACATGGAGGCCGTGCAGGCCGCCACCGGGCAGGGCGGCTGGCCCATGACCGTGTTCCTGACGCCGGACGCCGAGCCGTTCTACTTCGGTACGTACTTCCCGCCGGCTCCGCGGCACGGCATGCCCTCGTTCCGGCAGGTCCTG includes:
- a CDS encoding tetratricopeptide repeat protein; translation: MRDSHRAEAERLLVRAVEEEVRRSGGRSDSAALLARGRAALETLAASADEEYTTYLHALEEAEAGRLSLAQRFSRQDMSTPMLVAAVAAAAAIGADMALGTATGTALGAGAVVAVAGAAATVLKVTAAHWPAAHRRAGALGQPGGPEQLRLQWLTAVEVRGIRPFLDQQRMLTASTARPVKKSPSGPPLRGADRSQAARRRSVLEQSFGHLPEPAGPFAGRREAMTQIAQWVHAARASTETRPTVVVLHGAPGSGRTTLAVRAAHHLKDQFRGACLVDLRGGSADEQPLPTRDALLHLLNRLGAPREQLLFRERSSAEQQVRRLGELYHQYLTGLPVTVVLDDASDPEQVRTLIPERSDSLVLVTAREPLTLPDDVPAWVHQLPVDALDGAGAEELLAAAAQEPLEGPYDSRSMDDVRELCGGLPLALRIAGSSLGARTPQGLALDLGAYGPVAPVERVLWLRYTDQPEQARRLLRRLALAGRASLGAAAASALLATDETEALRLLLELSRAGLLVHVRGERYRLHDAVRAFALARLLDEEEPSERTAAQERLIIGYAELADSVIRLVDGKTSTRADTFAKGPAGGHGFTSLDAALRWLDDESSFITAALRHAEGVDQQAVLNLLGALCDYCLLRGDLYRLGEINELTQAVDHGLLVRSVQWRTGIAARQLGELDKARTTLSSVVDLYREAQHDAGAARALCSLGITLHHQGNLAEASAKLREAIELQSSEELAADRAWTLHALAAVERDRANIAEAMTLLTTAVRLHQDSESLHGEAWSRFQFGQVYLRLGQVPDAESALREALDLYGRTQDERGEAWALTQLARARLVDGDPSPAVDELRQALSRHRDNEDARGEAWTLYYLGQALEEQGDRDQAVRELERARTMFSRMRDVYGLACARHHSGRATRDQRAAQTGNLRNSGFARQLLVDARADFQRIGVAHGEAWTCLELAVIDAGNNRPAQALGLCDEAAALFASYGDRRGGDWAGFLRCTLLPYASPGGVDIGTVVAQEELTGLRGGPHPARDGKLEDCAEAFALVLERGVRLEDGWQAWQLGMTPGRHAREVMGVPVT